The following nucleotide sequence is from Gammaproteobacteria bacterium.
GGGGTATAACATACCACACCAGTTTGGTAGTTTGGTTGGGCGCTTAATCGAAAATATTCCTAATTCTGATCAAGCAGTTTTTTCGGTACATTGTCATAATGATTTAGGATTAGCCGTTGCTAATTCTTTGTCCGCAGTATTGCATGGAGCGCGACAAGTGGAATGTACGATTAATGGTTTAGGTGAGCGCGCAGGTAACGCATCATTGGAAGAAGTGGTAATGACAGTGCAAACGCGCCAAGATGTATTTGATTGCAAAACTAATCTTGATACTACACAAATCGTTCCTACTTCACGCATGGTGTCGACCATTACTGGTTTTCCTGTACAGCCTAATAAGGCCATTGTGGGAGCAAATGCGTTCGCACATGAATCCGGTATACATCAAGACGGCGTACTTAAAGCGCGAGAGACTTATGAGATTATGCGTGCAGAAGATGTGGGGTGGGCAGCTAATAAAATAATTTTGGGAAAACATTCTGGTCGGAATGCATTTAAAACTCGCTTAGAAGAATTAGGCGTTAGTTTTGAAAGTGAAGAAGAATTAAATAGTGCTTTCACTAATTTTAAAGATTTAGCGGATCGAAAACATGAGATCTATGATGAAGATTTGCATGCTTTAGTTTCGGACACAGCCTATGAAGAAAATGAATATTGTAAATTAGTAACCTTAACGGCGCATTCAGAATCAGGTAAAACTCCACATGCAGAAATAACATTATCAGTAGACGGCAAAGAAGAAACAGCCTCCTCGAATGGAGGTGGGCCAGTTGATGCAACATTCTGTGCGATAGAAGAAATTGTTGCTAGCCAAGCACAATTACAGCTTTATTCGGTAAATAATATTACAACAGGAACGGACTCACAAGGTGAAGTAACGGTGCGCTTACAAAAAGCAGGAAGAATAGTTAATGGACATGGCTCAGATACGGATATCGTAATGGCTTCGGCGAAAGCATATTTACATGCTTTAAATAAACTTGTTGTTCCTGAAGAGCGGCAACATCCGCAACATCATGTATAAGGACTGATTAGTACTAAATAAGTTATGAACGAAGATAAACGTCTTTACTACCTTGAGCAAATGGGTGTGCAGACATGGCTTTCTAATCAGCATGTTGCAGAATCTGAGAATATTGAAGTGCAAGAGCATGTTCAAGCAATAGCCATACAAGAAAATTTAAGTGTAGAGCAGCAGCATGCTGCTTCAAGTTTGGATGAACTAAAACAAACTGTTTCTAATTGCACTAAATGTGAATTGCATCGAACGCGCACACAAACCGTATTTGGAGTAGGGCATCCTGCAGCAGACTGGCTGATTATTGGTGAAGCGCCTGGAGCAGATGAAGATCGTATCGGCGAACCTTTTGTGGGTAGAGCAGGGCAGTTACTTACTAGTATGTTGCGTGCGATGGGCTTAGCGCGTGAGGAAGTATTTATTGCAAATATATTAAAATGCAGACCACCAAATAATAGAGATCCTCAAGCAAATGAAATCAATAGTTGTGGCTCTTATCTGCGCCAGCAAATTGAACTCATACAACCAAAGATTATTCTAGTAGTGGGCAGAATTGCAGCGCAATCGTTATTGAATGTCGACACACCCATCGGCAAAATGCGCGGCCAAAAATTTATCTATCAAGATACAGATATTCCAGTTGTTGCTACTTACCATCCTGCCTACTTGCTGCGTAGCCCACAACAAAAACGCAGTGCTTGGGAAGATTTGAAATTTGCGCTTGAGGTGTTTTCTCATCAGGTTTCATCCCACAAGACAGCTGAATCTAGCTAATTATCGGTTTTTTTTGAGCGAATAATGCCTTATTAACTCGAATAAACTACACTTTCACTATGAGTGCAGTTTTTGAGTATCCAATTGAGACCTACCGTCTAATGACAGCGCATGATCTTCCTGCTGTTATGGAAATTGAGCACCGTAGTTATGATTTTCCATGGACCGAAGGAATATTTCATGACTGTATGCGGTTTGGCTACTCATCTTGGGTGACTGAAATAGATCGAGATATCATCGGCTATGCAGTTATGTCTTTGGCGGTTCAAGAGTGTCATATTCTTAATCTTTGCATAGATCCTAAGTTGCAGGGCCAAGGCATAGGTAGACGGTTGTTGCTGGAATTGCTAGATATAGCACGTGTACGTGAAGCAGATACTGCTTTTTTAGAAGTTAGGCCAAGCAATGTGCAGGCATTATCACTATATTTTTCTGAAGGCTTTAATGAAATTGGCAGTCGAAGAGACTATTACCCAGCAAAATTTGGCCGGGAAGATGCGGTAATTCTCGCAAAAGCACTTACTAAATAAACTAAATCACCATTCTTTCCTGTAGTAACGACCAACGTTTCGTTATAATCGCGCGCTTTCGGCTACTAAAAACCTAATCTAAACTTTAGAACCATCACTGTGAACGAACATCAGAAGCAAACCGCTAAGCGTCGAACTTTTGCAATCATCTCTCATCCAGATGCTGGCAAAACCACGATTACTGAAAAGCTTTTATTATTTAGTGGTGCTATCCAATTGGCCGGTTCGGTAAAAGGTCGTAAAGCTGCACGTCATGCAACATCAGATTGGATGGAGATGGAGCAACAACGTGGAATCTCGATCACGAGTTCTGTTATGCAGTTCGACTATAAAGATTGCATCGTTAACTTACTAGATACACCGGGGCACGCAGACTTTTCTGAAGATACGTATCGAACACTCACTGCAGTCGACTCCGCCCTCATGGTAATCGACAATGCGAAAGGTGTAGAGGAGCGAACCATTAAATTAATGGAGGTGTGTCGGTTGCGAGATACACCTATTGTCACTTTCATTAATAAACTCGATCGTGATGGTCGAGAGCCCATTGAGTTGTTGGATGAAGTCGAAAGTATTTTAAAAATAAAATGTGCACCTATTACTTGGCCGATTGGTATGGGTAAGCTTTTTAAAGGTGTTTTCAACTTATTGAATAATTCTGTACATCTTTATAATCCTAACCACCAGGGAAGAATACAAACTGGTGAAATTATTGAAGGATTAGATAATCCGCGATTAGATGAGTTATTGGGTGATCAGGCACAAGAGTTGCGAGATGAGATTGAGCTTGTGCAAGGTGCGAGCCATGAGTTTGATCAACAGGCTTATTTAAAAGGTGAAATGACACCAGTATTCTTTGGTTCTGCAATTAACAATTTTGGTGTAGCGGAATTATTGGAAAAATTTGTTGAATATGCTCCTGCGCCACAACCCAGGGTAGCCAACCTTACAGAAATTGAGACCAGGGATGTGCTAGCAGATGAAGAAAAGTTCTCCGGATTTGTTTTCAAAATTCAGGCCAATATGGATCCGAAGCATCGAGACCGACTGGCTTTTTTGCGTATCTGCTCAGGCAGTTTTCAAAAGGGCATGAAATTGACGAATGTGCGTCTCGATCGTGAAGTTAAAATTGGTGATGCATTAACGTTTATTGCTAAGGACCGTGAACATGTGGACCGGGCTTATCCAGGCGATATTATTGGTCTGCATAATCATGGAACGATACGAATTGGTGATTCTTTTACACAAGGTGAGCGCTTGGCATTTACTGGAGTGCCTAATTTTGCCCCCGAGTTATTTCGTCGAGCACAGTTAAAAGATCCCTTAAAAATGAAGGCTTTACAGAAAGGTCTTATACAACTATGTGAGGAAGGTGCAACGCAGCTTTTTCGCCCTCTAACCAATAATGACCTAATATTAGGTGCCGTGGGTGTGCTGCAATTTGAGGTTGTTCAACATCGCTTAAAACATGAATACAATGTTGAGTGTAAATTTGAAGCAGTTAATGTGCAAACGGCTCGTTGGGTAAGCAGTGACGATGAGAAGGAGTTTATCAAGTTCAAGAATAAGACTGAGCTCAATTTGGCTGTGGATCATGGTGATGAATTAGTCTATATCGCGCCAACACGAGTAAATCTTCAAATGGCACTAGAGAAATGGCCAAATATTGAATTTCGAGCTACTCGTGAGCACAGTACAATTTCTGAACAGTAAATGTTGATTGGGTAAATACCAATGTCTAGCTCTGATAAAGATCGCATTTACGCTTCTAAACAAGACAAAGTGGAGGACTTTGCCTTCGACGAATATGTAGCAGGCGTATTTGCCGATATGATTCAACGATCGGTTCCAGGGTATACCGCACTGAATCAGTTACTGCCGCTTGTTGCTAATCAATTCATACAGCCGAATTCAAATGTATACGATCTAGGCTGTTCTTTGGGTGAAGCTTCTATCTCTATTGCAAAGTCGATGACCAAGACGATGGCTAGGGAAAATGTAAATATTTTTGCGGTAGATAACTCAATTGCCATGATTAGACAATTGCAAGAAAGACTTGCAAGTATTCATTTAGAAGCTCTTATTTGTCCCTTGCAAGACGACGTAACCGAAGTTGAGATAAATAATGGGTCGTTTGCAATACTAAATTATACATTGCAGTTTGTAGAGCGTTCCAAAAGAGATGCTCTGATAAAAAGTATATGCAAAGGTTTGAATGCGGGTGGTGCATTATTGTTGTCTGAGAAAATCACTCACCAAGACGAAAATGAAGATGCGTTGATGCAGCGATTGCATGAAAACTTTAAACGTCAAAATGATTATAGTGAGATGGAAATCAGTCAAAAACGTGAAGCGTTAGAAAATGTATTGAAACGTGATACGCATGAGCAACACATAGAGAGGTTGCATCAAGCTGGATTTTCTAAAGTATCTATTTTGACTAAATACCTTAATTTTGTTTCTTACTTAGCCATAAAAGATTAACAATGTAATGATTTCTCCCGATCGTGAAGCGTTAGTTTCTGCACTAAAGGATTCGAAACTAAAAGAACAGCAAATTGAAATTCTCACTTTGCTTGATGAGAAGTATGAAAATCCCAAGCATGGTCACTTTAAAGATTGGCGGAATACTTATGAATCGCTACCGGTGCTTAATTCAACTGAAACTGATTTTCATCAAGATACAATTATAATTGGAAACCCTGATGACATTGCGTTGAATGAAATAGATTCATTTGAAAAAAAACTAAAAGAGTTAAGTCCTTGGCGCAAAGGGCCATTTACGGTATTTGGGATTCATATCGATACAGAATGGCGCAGCGATTGGAAATGGTCGCGAATTGCATCGAAGCTAGATCTAAAAGATAAGCTGGTGCTAGATATTGGTTGTGGTAACGGCTATTACGCATTACGTATGCAGGCTATGGGTGCGGAATTGGTGTTAGGCATAGATCCAAGTTGGCACTATGTGTTCCAGTTTCATGCTTTACAAAAATATTCTACTGTCCCTCAACAAGCTTTTGTTCTGCCATTTGCTTTCGAAGAGCTGCCAGAAAACTCCCCGAGTTTTGATACTATATTCTCTATGGGAGTGTTGTATCACCGTCAAGAGCCGCAGCAACATCTAAATCAAGTCTATAGTAAGTTGCAACAGGGCGGTCAATTCATTCTTGAAACGCTCATTATTAATGATCCGGATGCGGATGTGCTAATTCCAAACGACCGTTATGCAAATATGCGAAATGTTTGGGCTCTTCCTAGTATCGATGTATTAAAAGTATGGCTATCGGAAGCAGGATTTGTAGATATCAATGTAGTGGATACTACGATGACGACAGTAGAGGAGCAGCGTCAGACTGAATGGATGACTAGATATTCATTAGAACAAGCATTGAATCCAGACGACCATAGCCTGACAGTGGAAGGCTACCAGGCACCATTGCGGACCACTATTATAGCCGAGAAAGGAGCTTAATTACTTTTCTTTTTGAGTAGAGGTTGGGGATCAGTTTGAGTAATTAATCGTGCTCCTCGATCACCTTTGAAATAAATCCATAGCCAGTGCATTGCGACAACAATGCGATTACGCACACCTATTAAAAAGTAGATGTGGGCAATACCCCAAAGCCACCAAGCAAATCTGCCGCGTGCCTTCATCCAACCTATATCAAATACTGCTGCACGTTTGCCTATAGTGGCTAAGTCACCATAATGTTTATAGCGAAACGGATTGCTAGCAGTTTGGCCTTTAAGTCGTGCTGCAATGTTTTTGCTACGTATTGACCTTGCTGCTTAGCTGCTGGAGCTATGCCAGGTACCTGTTTACCATGTTCGTCATTTATAGTTGCAGTATCTCCGATAACAAATACTTCTGCATGATTCGCTAATGTTAAATCAGATTCAACCATTACTCGGTTTACATGATCGGTTTCTGCTTCTAGCCAATCTGCAGCAGGTGAGGCTTGCACGCCAGCAGCCCATAAGATAGTTTTTGATGGCAATTTGTTGTCCCCAAAAACTACCCCTAACACATTGCAGTCTGTCACAGGTTTTCCAAGTTCAACTTCGACACCTAAATTTTCTAATGCATCCATAGCATAAGCAGACAAGTTTTCTTCAAAACTAGGTAAAACGCGTGTGGCAGCTTCGATTAAAATCACTCGTGTTTCTTTGGTATCTATATTTCGAAACTCGCCGCTCAACGTATGATGTGCAAGTTCCGCTATAGTTCCTGCTAATTCAACGCCGGTGGGTCCGCCACCTATGACAACAAAACATAATAAGGCTGCACGATGCTCAACATCGGTCTCTCTTTCTGCCTTTTCAAATGCAATCAAAATCTTTTGGCGAATACTAGTTGCATCTTCTAATACTTTTAGGCCGGGCGCATGTTCTGCCCATTCGTCATGTCCAAAATAGGCATGACGTGCCCCAGTGGCTAAAACTAATGTATCGTATTCAATAGAATCATCATTTTCTAGAATTACTTTCTTGTTTTGTTTATCAATATTGATCACTTTCGCTAATAAAGTGGTGATCTCGTTGCGCTTGCGCAATAAATGTCGAATCGGCCAAGCAATTTCGGAAGGAGCGAGTAACGCAGTGGCTGCCTGATAAAGTAGTGGTTGAAACAAATGATAATTATGTTGATCTATGAGCGTAATTCGAACATTAGCTCCCTTGAGATGATGTGCAGTTTGTATACCACCAAAACCAGCACCAACAATTACTACATGATGTAAATTAGTCATTAAGCGTTATTCTATAGTATTAATCTCCGTGCATTCTATGCCTACTTTTAGGCATAGAAGAGGTTATTGAAAACACTATATCTACCAGTTGGGAGAAAGAAATTGTCGCAATTGAGTTGTCACAATTTCCAGAGCAGTAAGAAATTGCTTAAATTCAAG
It contains:
- the cmoA gene encoding carboxy-S-adenosyl-L-methionine synthase CmoA, with the translated sequence MSSSDKDRIYASKQDKVEDFAFDEYVAGVFADMIQRSVPGYTALNQLLPLVANQFIQPNSNVYDLGCSLGEASISIAKSMTKTMARENVNIFAVDNSIAMIRQLQERLASIHLEALICPLQDDVTEVEINNGSFAILNYTLQFVERSKRDALIKSICKGLNAGGALLLSEKITHQDENEDALMQRLHENFKRQNDYSEMEISQKREALENVLKRDTHEQHIERLHQAGFSKVSILTKYLNFVSYLAIKD
- a CDS encoding uracil-DNA glycosylase: MNEDKRLYYLEQMGVQTWLSNQHVAESENIEVQEHVQAIAIQENLSVEQQHAASSLDELKQTVSNCTKCELHRTRTQTVFGVGHPAADWLIIGEAPGADEDRIGEPFVGRAGQLLTSMLRAMGLAREEVFIANILKCRPPNNRDPQANEINSCGSYLRQQIELIQPKIILVVGRIAAQSLLNVDTPIGKMRGQKFIYQDTDIPVVATYHPAYLLRSPQQKRSAWEDLKFALEVFSHQVSSHKTAESS
- the rimI gene encoding ribosomal-protein-alanine N-acetyltransferase; this translates as MTAHDLPAVMEIEHRSYDFPWTEGIFHDCMRFGYSSWVTEIDRDIIGYAVMSLAVQECHILNLCIDPKLQGQGIGRRLLLELLDIARVREADTAFLEVRPSNVQALSLYFSEGFNEIGSRRDYYPAKFGREDAVILAKALTK
- a CDS encoding 2-isopropylmalate synthase, with product MASKEKLIIFDTTLRDGEQSPGASMTRDEKVRIAKSLERMKVDIIEAGFPMASIGDFESVQAVADAVKDSTICGLARALDRDIDRVGEALKPANSSRIHTFIATSPIHMKSKLRMTEDQVVEQAIAAVKRARGFTDNVEFSPEDAGRSEFEFLCRVIESAIKAGANTINIPDTVGYNIPHQFGSLVGRLIENIPNSDQAVFSVHCHNDLGLAVANSLSAVLHGARQVECTINGLGERAGNASLEEVVMTVQTRQDVFDCKTNLDTTQIVPTSRMVSTITGFPVQPNKAIVGANAFAHESGIHQDGVLKARETYEIMRAEDVGWAANKIILGKHSGRNAFKTRLEELGVSFESEEELNSAFTNFKDLADRKHEIYDEDLHALVSDTAYEENEYCKLVTLTAHSESGKTPHAEITLSVDGKEETASSNGGGPVDATFCAIEEIVASQAQLQLYSVNNITTGTDSQGEVTVRLQKAGRIVNGHGSDTDIVMASAKAYLHALNKLVVPEERQHPQHHV
- the cmoB gene encoding tRNA 5-methoxyuridine(34)/uridine 5-oxyacetic acid(34) synthase CmoB — encoded protein: MISPDREALVSALKDSKLKEQQIEILTLLDEKYENPKHGHFKDWRNTYESLPVLNSTETDFHQDTIIIGNPDDIALNEIDSFEKKLKELSPWRKGPFTVFGIHIDTEWRSDWKWSRIASKLDLKDKLVLDIGCGNGYYALRMQAMGAELVLGIDPSWHYVFQFHALQKYSTVPQQAFVLPFAFEELPENSPSFDTIFSMGVLYHRQEPQQHLNQVYSKLQQGGQFILETLIINDPDADVLIPNDRYANMRNVWALPSIDVLKVWLSEAGFVDINVVDTTMTTVEEQRQTEWMTRYSLEQALNPDDHSLTVEGYQAPLRTTIIAEKGA
- a CDS encoding peptide chain release factor 3, whose product is MNEHQKQTAKRRTFAIISHPDAGKTTITEKLLLFSGAIQLAGSVKGRKAARHATSDWMEMEQQRGISITSSVMQFDYKDCIVNLLDTPGHADFSEDTYRTLTAVDSALMVIDNAKGVEERTIKLMEVCRLRDTPIVTFINKLDRDGREPIELLDEVESILKIKCAPITWPIGMGKLFKGVFNLLNNSVHLYNPNHQGRIQTGEIIEGLDNPRLDELLGDQAQELRDEIELVQGASHEFDQQAYLKGEMTPVFFGSAINNFGVAELLEKFVEYAPAPQPRVANLTEIETRDVLADEEKFSGFVFKIQANMDPKHRDRLAFLRICSGSFQKGMKLTNVRLDREVKIGDALTFIAKDREHVDRAYPGDIIGLHNHGTIRIGDSFTQGERLAFTGVPNFAPELFRRAQLKDPLKMKALQKGLIQLCEEGATQLFRPLTNNDLILGAVGVLQFEVVQHRLKHEYNVECKFEAVNVQTARWVSSDDEKEFIKFKNKTELNLAVDHGDELVYIAPTRVNLQMALEKWPNIEFRATREHSTISEQ